The following are from one region of the Flavobacteriaceae bacterium UJ101 genome:
- a CDS encoding ATP synthase subunit (Key component of the proton channe; it plays a direct role in the translocation of protons across the membrane; Belongs to the ATPase A chain family.): MSKSYPLSTLVSFVLLFLTSFAWASDKNETVVEEIEETEQTRKEYIDHHLLDSHDFSLFSYTDDAGKTHHIGLPLPVIIWDDGLKIFSSSKFHHGETVAEVDGNYYKLSHSKIYKTDAQGTLHYDEHHHPTNEKILLDFSITKNVVTILFTGLLMFLLFRSLAKSYAKNGGVAKGIGRFFEPIVLYIRDDIAIPNIGKKHYKRYMSYLLTIFFFIWFLNLLGLTPLGVNVTGNIAITFALALLTYLITTFTAKKDYWKHIFWMPGVPAPMKVILAPIELLGTIIKPFSLMIRLYANIVAGHVVLMSIIGLMFLFKNWIGSSLSFGLAFALSILELLVAALQAYIFTMLSALYFGSAVEEHDDHH, translated from the coding sequence ATGAGTAAATCATATCCATTAAGTACTTTAGTATCATTCGTATTATTGTTTTTAACTAGCTTTGCATGGGCTAGTGATAAAAATGAGACTGTAGTAGAAGAAATTGAAGAAACCGAGCAAACAAGAAAGGAATACATAGATCATCACTTATTAGATTCGCATGATTTTTCATTGTTTTCTTATACAGATGATGCTGGGAAAACACACCATATTGGACTTCCTTTACCTGTAATTATTTGGGATGATGGATTGAAGATCTTCTCTTCTTCTAAATTCCACCATGGTGAAACGGTTGCAGAGGTAGATGGGAATTATTATAAACTGAGCCATTCTAAGATTTATAAGACAGATGCTCAAGGAACCTTACATTATGATGAGCATCATCATCCAACAAACGAAAAGATTTTATTAGATTTTTCTATTACTAAAAATGTTGTTACGATTCTATTTACAGGATTGTTAATGTTTTTATTGTTTAGAAGTTTAGCAAAGTCATATGCTAAAAACGGTGGGGTAGCTAAAGGAATTGGACGCTTTTTTGAACCTATCGTTTTATATATTAGAGATGATATTGCTATTCCAAATATTGGGAAAAAACATTATAAAAGATATATGAGTTATTTGTTAACCATCTTTTTCTTTATATGGTTTTTGAACTTGTTAGGATTAACACCTCTTGGAGTAAATGTAACAGGGAATATTGCGATTACCTTTGCATTAGCTTTATTAACTTATTTAATTACAACATTTACAGCTAAAAAAGATTATTGGAAACATATATTTTGGATGCCAGGGGTACCTGCTCCAATGAAAGTAATATTAGCTCCTATTGAATTATTAGGAACTATTATTAAGCCTTTCTCGTTAATGATTCGTTTGTATGCTAATATTGTAGCGGGACACGTTGTATTAATGAGTATTATAGGATTAATGTTCTTGTTTAAAAACTGGATAGGAAGTTCGTTGTCATTTGGATTGGCTTTTGCACTTTCTATTTTAGAATTATTAGTAGCAGCATTACAAGCCTATATTTTTACAATGCTTTCAGCATTATATTTTGGATCAGCAGTTGAAGAACATGATGATCACCATTAA
- a CDS encoding 8-oxo-dGTP diphosphatase (Belongs to the Nudix hydrolase family. NudF subfamily; Contains 1 nudix hydrolase domain.; KEGG: mst:Msp_1534 8-oxo-dGTP diphosphatase), protein MRNVFKYCPNCQSENTTFENDHLFTCHDCHFIYYHNVATAVATIIKNNGRILFSVRNNEPMKGKLDLPGGFVDPGETAEEAVKRELKEELNLDIQHLDFFTTDQNTYFFKGITYRTCDVCYITEIDDTHFSIDPEEIQEIKWLKPDEIKLEDIGFDSLRRVVKKYLDSQ, encoded by the coding sequence ATGAGAAACGTATTTAAATATTGTCCTAATTGCCAATCTGAAAACACAACATTTGAAAATGATCATTTGTTCACTTGTCACGATTGTCATTTTATTTATTATCATAATGTTGCAACTGCTGTTGCTACCATCATAAAAAATAATGGGAGAATACTCTTTTCTGTTCGAAATAATGAACCTATGAAAGGGAAACTAGATCTCCCTGGAGGGTTTGTTGACCCAGGTGAGACAGCTGAAGAAGCCGTAAAAAGAGAGCTAAAAGAAGAACTTAATTTAGATATTCAACATTTAGATTTTTTTACCACAGACCAAAACACTTATTTTTTCAAAGGCATTACCTATAGAACCTGCGATGTATGTTATATTACAGAAATTGATGACACTCATTTTTCTATAGATCCTGAAGAAATTCAAGAAATAAAATGGTTAAAGCCTGATGAAATCAAACTCGAAGATATCGGTTTTGATTCTTTACGTAGAGTAGTAAAAAAATATCTTGATTCACAATAA
- the panC gene encoding pantoate--beta-alanine ligase (AMP-forming) (Catalyzes the condensation of pantoate with beta-alanine in an ATP-dependent reaction via a pantoyl-adenylate intermediate; Belongs to the pantothenate synthetase family.; KEGG: med:MELS_0523 pantoate--beta-alanine ligase), whose product MKVFRSEKELKSTLLLTKESKKRIGFVPTMGALHEGHISLIEKAKKECDEVICSVFVNPTQFDNKDDLIKYPITIEEDLKLLEKASCDIVFVPSVKEMYPRGAESKKYDFGGIEKEMEGAFRIGHFDGVGTIVHRFFDIIKPDKAFFGEKDFQQLQIIKKLVEIEKLPIEIIGCPIFREQDGLAMSSRNRRLTIEMRNEAPIIYRILKEVQYKITKESISDIEHFVKQSFNESALDLEYFLISDIQTLKPTQVIDKNKKYRAFVAAFANDIRLIDNIAL is encoded by the coding sequence ATGAAGGTTTTTAGGTCAGAAAAAGAATTAAAATCAACTCTTTTATTAACGAAAGAAAGCAAAAAAAGAATTGGATTTGTTCCTACGATGGGAGCTTTACATGAAGGGCATATTTCTTTAATAGAAAAAGCAAAAAAAGAATGTGATGAAGTTATATGTAGTGTTTTTGTAAATCCAACGCAGTTTGATAATAAAGATGATTTAATTAAATATCCAATTACGATAGAGGAAGATCTAAAACTTTTAGAAAAAGCTTCTTGCGATATTGTTTTTGTACCTTCTGTAAAAGAAATGTATCCAAGAGGAGCAGAATCTAAAAAATATGATTTTGGAGGAATAGAAAAAGAAATGGAAGGTGCTTTTCGGATAGGACATTTTGATGGGGTTGGAACAATTGTTCATCGTTTTTTTGATATAATTAAACCAGATAAAGCTTTTTTTGGAGAAAAAGATTTTCAACAACTTCAGATTATAAAAAAACTGGTTGAAATTGAAAAATTACCTATTGAAATTATAGGATGTCCGATTTTTAGAGAGCAAGATGGCTTGGCAATGAGTTCTAGAAATAGAAGATTGACTATTGAAATGCGAAACGAAGCACCTATAATTTATCGAATATTAAAAGAAGTTCAATATAAAATAACAAAAGAATCAATATCCGATATTGAACATTTTGTAAAACAAAGTTTTAATGAAAGTGCATTAGATTTGGAATACTTTTTGATTAGTGATATTCAAACGTTAAAACCAACGCAAGTTATCGATAAAAATAAAAAATATCGTGCATTTGTAGCAGCTTTTGCAAATGATATTCGATTAATTGATAATATTGCATTATAA
- a CDS encoding starch synthase (Synthesizes alpha-1,4-glucan chains using ADP-glucose; Belongs to the glycosyltransferase 1 family. Bacterial/plant glycogen synthase subfamily.; KEGG: osp:Odosp_3133 starch synthase), whose amino-acid sequence MDKKKILYVTSELTPYFAENNLSTSSLEAAKRMQESGHDVRVFMPRFGVINERRHQLHEVIRLSGMNIVVNDIDQPLIIKVASVPGAKLQAYFIDNEEYFKRKAVYGNEEDPFFKDNDERLIFFARGVLETVKKLNWSPDIIHIQGWFGALLPLYAKTIYKNEPIFSNSKIVYSLYDQEFSGSLNHDISNKIKFDGIDSDIIKTLNEPTFQNLNKIGVDFSDGIVEGSEELSEELKSLNHPIKLDFKPIEETKDAFLAFYSKHILEEKEV is encoded by the coding sequence ATGGATAAGAAAAAAATATTATACGTAACTTCAGAATTAACCCCTTATTTTGCAGAGAACAACCTTTCCACTTCTAGTTTAGAAGCGGCAAAACGTATGCAAGAATCAGGACACGATGTACGTGTTTTTATGCCAAGATTTGGTGTTATTAATGAAAGACGTCATCAACTACATGAAGTTATCCGTTTATCAGGGATGAACATTGTTGTTAACGATATTGATCAACCTTTAATTATAAAAGTAGCTTCTGTCCCAGGAGCAAAATTACAGGCTTACTTTATAGATAATGAAGAATATTTCAAACGAAAAGCTGTTTACGGTAATGAAGAAGATCCTTTCTTTAAAGATAATGATGAACGTCTTATCTTTTTTGCAAGAGGTGTTTTAGAAACTGTAAAAAAGCTTAATTGGTCTCCTGATATTATTCATATTCAAGGATGGTTTGGTGCTTTATTGCCTTTATACGCCAAAACGATCTATAAAAACGAACCTATTTTTTCTAATTCAAAAATTGTATACTCACTATATGATCAAGAGTTTAGTGGCTCTTTGAATCATGATATTTCTAATAAAATTAAATTTGATGGTATTGATAGTGACATTATCAAGACATTAAATGAACCTACATTCCAAAATCTTAACAAAATTGGTGTAGATTTCTCCGATGGTATCGTTGAAGGTTCTGAAGAACTTTCAGAAGAATTAAAATCTTTAAATCATCCTATAAAATTAGATTTTAAACCTATCGAAGAGACTAAAGATGCTTTTTTAGCGTTTTATTCAAAACACATATTGGAAGAAAAAGAAGTATAA
- a CDS encoding cell division protein FtsX (Required for cell division and gliding motility; Belongs to the ABC-4 integral membrane protein family. FtsX subfamily.), translated as MSDYENKVNKRRARSSYISVIISMSLVLFMIGFIGVLLINAKQFSDFVKENISLEIIFSDGAKENQIDELVKKIKLSDYSRDQIFINKEQALIEAREVTGMTEDDPFYNEPIYPASLQVYLKADYVEPAKVDSIATKLRSNSIIDKIGYPKDELDTIYHNISKISIWALVIASLFLIIAIVLINNSIRLNIYSKRFTIKTMQLIGAKKSFIRRPFLWKSVFIGFISALLAILALGGILYYLFFYKKIFQEPFALDYNLLGLLALGIIAIGILLSYLSTYFATSKFLKLRTDQLYY; from the coding sequence ATGTCTGATTACGAAAATAAAGTTAATAAACGCCGCGCACGTTCATCATACATATCCGTTATTATTAGTATGTCACTAGTACTTTTCATGATTGGATTTATTGGTGTTTTATTGATCAATGCAAAACAATTTTCAGATTTTGTAAAAGAAAATATTTCATTAGAAATTATTTTTTCTGATGGTGCTAAAGAAAATCAAATAGATGAATTAGTTAAAAAAATTAAACTTTCTGACTATTCTAGAGATCAAATCTTTATCAACAAAGAACAAGCACTTATTGAAGCAAGAGAAGTAACAGGAATGACAGAAGATGATCCTTTTTACAACGAACCTATCTACCCTGCCTCATTACAAGTTTACTTAAAAGCTGATTATGTAGAACCTGCAAAGGTAGATAGTATTGCAACTAAACTACGTTCTAATAGTATTATTGATAAAATAGGTTACCCAAAAGATGAGTTGGACACCATTTACCATAACATTAGTAAAATTAGTATTTGGGCACTTGTTATTGCTAGTTTATTTTTAATTATTGCGATTGTATTAATCAACAACTCTATTCGCTTAAACATCTATTCTAAACGATTTACAATTAAAACCATGCAATTAATTGGAGCAAAAAAATCGTTTATTAGAAGACCTTTTTTGTGGAAAAGTGTTTTCATTGGGTTTATTAGTGCTTTATTGGCTATTTTGGCTCTAGGAGGAATTTTATATTATTTATTTTTCTACAAAAAAATATTTCAAGAACCTTTTGCTTTAGATTATAATTTATTAGGATTATTAGCTTTAGGAATTATCGCAATAGGAATTTTGTTATCCTACTTAAGCACCTACTTTGCTACCTCAAAATTCTTAAAATTACGAACCGATCAATTGTACTATTAA
- a CDS encoding ATP synthase subunit (F(1)F(0) ATP synthase produces ATP from ADP in the presence of a proton or sodium gradient. F-type ATPases consist of two structural domains, F(1) containing the extramembraneous catalytic core and F(0) containing the membrane proton channel, linked together by a central stalk and a peripheral stalk. During catalysis, ATP synthesis in the catalytic domain of F(1) is coupled via a rotary mechanism of the central stalk subunits to proton translocation; Key component of the F(0) channe; it plays a direct role in translocation across the membrane. A homomeric c-ring of between 10-14 subunits forms the central stalk rotor element with the F(1) delta and epsilon subunits; Belongs to the ATPase C chain family.), with product MTIPNIVGAGLIVIGAGLGIGKIGGSAMDAIARQPEASGKIQTAMLIAAALIEGIGFAALFAS from the coding sequence ATGACAATTCCAAACATTGTAGGAGCAGGTTTAATCGTTATTGGTGCTGGATTAGGTATCGGTAAAATTGGTGGATCAGCAATGGATGCTATCGCACGTCAACCTGAAGCTTCAGGAAAAATTCAAACAGCGATGTTAATTGCAGCAGCGTTAATTGAAGGTATTGGATTCGCGGCATTATTCGCGTCTTAA
- a CDS encoding ATP synthase subunit (F(1)F(0) ATP synthase produces ATP from ADP in the presence of a proton or sodium gradient. F-type ATPases consist of two structural domains, F(1) containing the extramembraneous catalytic core and F(0) containing the membrane proton channel, linked together by a central stalk and a peripheral stalk. During catalysis, ATP synthesis in the catalytic domain of F(1) is coupled via a rotary mechanism of the central stalk subunits to proton translocation; Component of the F(0) channel, it forms part of the peripheral stalk, linking F(1) to F(0); Belongs to the ATPase B chain family.), with protein sequence MDKLIEQFSLGLFFWQTVLFIGLVFLLKKFAWKPILDAVNEREEGIKDALEAAERAREEMVALQANNDKILREARVEREGILNEAREMRDKIIAEAKEKAHEAGAKELEAARQTIHQEKMAAQTELKNELASLSIGIAEKVLKGELQDKSKQESLVASLVEDIKLN encoded by the coding sequence ATGGATAAATTAATAGAACAATTTTCATTAGGTTTATTTTTTTGGCAAACAGTTTTGTTTATTGGATTAGTTTTCTTGTTAAAGAAATTTGCTTGGAAACCTATTTTAGATGCAGTAAATGAGCGTGAAGAAGGAATTAAGGATGCATTAGAGGCAGCAGAACGTGCTAGAGAAGAAATGGTAGCACTACAAGCTAATAATGATAAAATTTTAAGAGAAGCACGTGTTGAACGTGAAGGAATCTTAAATGAAGCACGTGAAATGCGTGATAAAATCATTGCAGAAGCAAAAGAAAAAGCACATGAGGCCGGAGCTAAAGAATTAGAAGCGGCTCGTCAAACAATCCATCAAGAAAAAATGGCTGCTCAAACGGAATTGAAAAATGAATTGGCATCATTATCTATTGGAATTGCAGAAAAAGTATTAAAAGGAGAGCTTCAAGACAAATCTAAGCAAGAAAGTTTGGTGGCGTCATTAGTAGAAGATATTAAACTAAATTAA
- the panD gene encoding aspartate 1-decarboxylase (Catalyzes the pyruvoyl-dependent decarboxylation of aspartate to produce beta-alanine; Belongs to the PanD family.; KEGG: tcy:Thicy_1241 aspartate 1-decarboxylase), whose amino-acid sequence MIVEVFKSKIHRVKITEADLNYMGSITIDEDLLDAANMISGEKVQIVNVNNGERLETYTIPGKRGSGVIQMNGPAARKVQKGDVVIIIAYAQMDFEEAKIFEPTVIFPNEETNQLR is encoded by the coding sequence ATGATTGTAGAAGTTTTTAAATCAAAAATACATAGAGTAAAAATTACGGAGGCCGATTTAAATTATATGGGAAGTATTACAATTGATGAAGATCTTTTGGATGCTGCTAATATGATTTCAGGTGAAAAAGTACAGATTGTTAATGTTAATAATGGAGAAAGATTAGAAACATATACAATACCAGGGAAAAGAGGAAGTGGTGTTATTCAAATGAATGGGCCAGCAGCTCGTAAGGTTCAAAAAGGTGATGTTGTGATTATTATTGCTTATGCTCAAATGGATTTTGAAGAAGCTAAAATATTTGAACCTACTGTTATTTTCCCTAATGAAGAGACTAATCAATTGAGGTAA
- the glmS|GFPT gene encoding glutamine--fructose-6-phosphate transaminase (isomerizing) (Catalyzes the first step in hexosamine metabolism, converting fructose-6P into glucosamine-6P using glutamine as a nitrogen source; Contains 1 glutamine amidotransferase type-2 domain; Contains 2 SIS domains.; KEGG: alv:Alvin_0239 glucosamine--fructose-6-phosphate aminotransferase (isomerizing)) gives MCGIVGYLGNREAYPIIIKGLKRLEYRGYDSAGIAVLKNDDITLVKTKGKVAKLEEKAGNSALESGIGIGHTRWATHGVPNDVNSHPHVSNNGEIVLIHNGIIENYEPIKQMLISNGFTFKSDTDTEVLANLIQYIKEKENLTLAKATRFALNEVYGAYAIAVMEKSNPDEIITGKLGSPLAIGIGEDEFFVASDASPFIEYTKNAVYLEDGEIGVIRRGKKLEIRKIKNDDVVEPAIQELKLDLEQIEKGGYEHFMLKEIHEQPKSIHDTLRGRLLNEEGIIKMAGIWDHREKWVNAKRILIIACGTSWHAGLIGEYLFENIARVPVEVEYASEFRYRNPIIYPDDIVIAISQSGETADTLAALKMSKEKGAFIFGICNVVGSSIARLTDAGAYTHAGPEIGVASTKAFTAQVSILSLLALKLGNHKGTIDNQRYKNLREELEIIPEKVKEALKTDAKVLELSKKYADFPNALFLGRGYNFPSALEGALKLKEISYIHAEGYPAAEMKHGPIALIDENMPVIVIATKNEHYEKVVSNIQEIKSRKGQVIAIVTNGDSQIAKIADHVIEVPETLEEFSPIVNAIPLQLFSYHVAVLRGANVDQPRNLAKSVTVE, from the coding sequence ATGTGTGGTATTGTTGGTTATTTAGGAAATCGCGAAGCGTATCCAATTATTATTAAAGGATTAAAAAGATTAGAATATAGGGGTTATGATTCAGCAGGAATTGCTGTATTAAAAAATGATGACATTACATTAGTTAAAACAAAAGGTAAAGTGGCCAAACTAGAAGAAAAAGCAGGAAATTCGGCTTTGGAATCTGGAATTGGTATAGGGCACACCCGTTGGGCAACTCATGGTGTTCCCAATGATGTGAATTCACATCCTCACGTTTCTAATAACGGTGAAATTGTTTTAATTCATAATGGAATTATCGAAAATTATGAACCGATTAAGCAAATGCTTATTTCTAACGGATTTACATTTAAATCTGATACAGATACTGAAGTATTAGCAAATCTTATTCAGTACATTAAAGAAAAAGAAAATTTAACTCTTGCAAAAGCCACTCGTTTTGCCTTAAACGAGGTATACGGAGCTTATGCTATAGCTGTAATGGAAAAAAGTAATCCTGATGAAATTATTACAGGAAAACTAGGAAGTCCTTTAGCTATTGGAATTGGTGAAGATGAATTTTTTGTTGCTTCAGATGCCTCTCCATTTATTGAATACACCAAAAATGCGGTTTATTTAGAAGACGGTGAAATTGGTGTCATCCGAAGAGGTAAAAAATTGGAAATTAGAAAAATAAAAAATGATGATGTCGTTGAACCTGCTATTCAAGAATTAAAACTCGATTTAGAACAAATTGAAAAAGGAGGTTATGAGCATTTTATGCTTAAAGAGATACATGAGCAACCTAAATCTATTCATGACACCTTACGTGGTCGTTTATTAAACGAAGAAGGGATCATTAAAATGGCTGGTATTTGGGATCATCGAGAAAAATGGGTTAACGCAAAACGTATCCTGATCATCGCATGTGGAACTTCATGGCATGCTGGATTAATTGGAGAATATCTTTTTGAAAATATTGCTCGCGTTCCTGTAGAAGTTGAATATGCCTCTGAGTTTCGATATAGAAACCCCATTATCTATCCTGATGATATTGTGATTGCTATTTCACAATCAGGTGAAACAGCTGATACACTGGCTGCTTTAAAAATGTCAAAAGAAAAAGGTGCATTTATTTTCGGAATTTGTAACGTAGTAGGATCTTCTATTGCTCGTTTAACTGATGCTGGTGCTTATACACACGCCGGACCAGAAATCGGAGTTGCCTCAACAAAAGCCTTCACAGCACAGGTTTCTATTTTATCTTTACTTGCTTTAAAACTAGGAAATCATAAAGGAACAATTGACAATCAACGTTATAAAAATTTACGTGAAGAACTAGAAATCATTCCTGAAAAAGTAAAAGAAGCTTTAAAAACAGATGCTAAAGTATTAGAATTATCAAAAAAATATGCTGACTTTCCTAATGCTTTATTCTTAGGAAGAGGATACAATTTCCCTTCTGCCTTAGAAGGTGCTTTAAAATTAAAAGAAATCTCATACATTCATGCAGAAGGATATCCTGCTGCCGAAATGAAGCATGGTCCGATTGCTTTAATAGATGAAAATATGCCTGTTATTGTAATTGCAACCAAAAACGAACATTATGAAAAAGTAGTTTCTAATATTCAAGAAATTAAATCTCGTAAAGGTCAAGTAATTGCCATCGTAACTAACGGAGATTCTCAAATAGCTAAAATTGCAGATCATGTAATTGAAGTTCCAGAAACTTTAGAAGAGTTTTCTCCTATTGTAAATGCAATACCATTACAATTATTTTCATATCATGTTGCAGTTCTAAGAGGTGCAAATGTTGATCAACCTCGTAACTTAGCAAAATCAGTAACGGTAGAATAA
- the bacA gene encoding undecaprenyl-diphosphate phosphatase (Catalyzes the dephosphorylation of undecaprenyl diphosphate (UPP). Confers resistance to bacitracin; Belongs to the UppP family.; KEGG: rpa:RPA0044 undecaprenyl-diphosphatase) — MEEIIKAIIVGIIQGLTEFLPVSSSGHIELSKAILNLDFGEQSLLFTLVLHTATALSTVVIFKNQILDIISGIFKGEKEDINFAIKVVISMIPAVLIGLLLKDQIEALFSGNILLVGIMLLITAGLLYLADKAKDTQRDVSFRDSLIIGIAQGIAILPGISRSGATISTSVLLGNDRSKAATFSFLMVIPVILGAMAKDLIDEADTLSLSTNEILPLIAGFIAAFIFGIIACKWMVSLVKKAKLTYFSIYCLIVGTLAIGYALFIQ; from the coding sequence ATGGAAGAAATCATAAAAGCTATCATTGTTGGAATCATCCAAGGATTAACTGAATTTTTACCTGTATCTTCTAGTGGACATATTGAATTATCTAAAGCCATTTTAAATTTAGATTTTGGAGAACAAAGCTTATTGTTCACCTTAGTTCTTCACACTGCAACAGCTTTAAGTACTGTAGTAATCTTTAAAAACCAAATTCTTGACATCATTTCAGGAATTTTCAAAGGAGAAAAAGAAGACATAAATTTTGCTATTAAAGTTGTGATTTCTATGATCCCAGCTGTTCTAATAGGGTTACTATTAAAAGATCAAATTGAAGCCTTATTCTCAGGAAACATTTTACTAGTAGGTATTATGTTATTAATCACAGCAGGATTATTATATTTAGCAGATAAGGCAAAAGATACACAACGTGATGTTAGTTTTAGAGATTCGCTTATCATTGGGATTGCTCAAGGAATTGCTATTCTACCAGGAATTTCAAGATCAGGAGCTACCATTTCCACTTCTGTTTTATTAGGAAATGATCGTTCAAAAGCAGCTACTTTCTCTTTTTTAATGGTTATTCCTGTTATTTTAGGTGCTATGGCAAAAGACCTAATCGATGAAGCTGATACTTTATCTTTATCAACTAATGAAATACTGCCTTTAATTGCAGGTTTTATTGCAGCTTTTATTTTTGGAATCATAGCTTGTAAATGGATGGTTTCACTCGTTAAAAAAGCAAAACTTACTTATTTCTCTATTTATTGTTTGATTGTAGGAACCTTAGCTATTGGTTATGCACTATTTATACAATAA